A window of the Canis aureus isolate CA01 chromosome 34, VMU_Caureus_v.1.0, whole genome shotgun sequence genome harbors these coding sequences:
- the LOC144304539 gene encoding LOW QUALITY PROTEIN: uncharacterized protein LOC144304539 (The sequence of the model RefSeq protein was modified relative to this genomic sequence to represent the inferred CDS: inserted 1 base in 1 codon), which yields MKRSSSGGWPPRRPAPVRARAAARPRRQLQQLAHGQRHRQGQQHGQAAEQQRARCQCRCPAPAHSDRHHLAHEEHELRAAQHGGHGALAGHAVQQHRQRRLRRAGQQQQHAQGTASPAPLGLQAPPHTWPLCSSRAAPAPWGAPARSAAGPAPAPPAAAAPPPPGPAPTSSAAGTVLDFGVLASIMQSGHTCIPVYEEERSNIVDMLYLKDLAFVDPGDCTPLSTITRFYNHPLHFVFNDTKLDTVLEEFKRGKSYLAIVQKVNKGEGDPFYEVLGLVTLEXVIEEIIKSEILDESEDYPDATVRKKPAPLSAPFRRKEEFLEFLFKVSDDGGSLGGAAVWCLPLAQGAILETRDRIPRRAPYMEPASPSACVSASLSLCDYHK from the exons ATGAAGCGGTCCTCGAGCGGC GGGTGGCCGCCCCGCAGGCCAGCTCCAGTACGCGCTCGCGcagccgcccggccccgccgccagCTCCAGCAGCTGGCCCACGGGCAGCGCCACCGGCAGGGTCAGCAGCACGGCCAGGCGGCTGAGCAGCAGCGCGCGCGGTGCCAGTGCCGGTGCCCAGCGCCCGCTCACAGCGACCGGCACCACCTCGCCCACGAGGAACACGAGCTCCGCGCTGCCCAGCACGGCGGGCACGGCGCACTGGCCGGCCACGCAGTACAGCAGCACCGCCAGCGCCGCCTGCGCCGGGCTGGCCAGCAGCAACAGCATGCCCAGGGCACAGCCAGCCCGGCGCCGCTCGGGCTCCAGGCGCCGCCGCACACTTGGCCTCTGTGCAGCTCTCGCGCAGCACCTGCACCTTGGGGGGCGCCAGCGCGCTCAGCTGCAGGTCCCGCACCAGCGCCGCCAGCGGCAGCAGCCCCGCCACCCCCAGGCCCAGCGCCCACCTCCTCCGCAGCTGGCACCGTGCTGGACTTCGGCGTCCTGGCCAGCATCATGCAGAGCGGCCACACGTGCATCCCGGTGTACGAGGAAGAGCGCTCCAACATCGTGGACATGCTGTACCTCAAGGACTTGGCCTTCGTGGACCCCGGAGACTGCACACCGCTCAGCACCATCACCCGCTTTTACAACCATCCGCTTCACTTCGTCTTCAATGACACCAAGCTGGACACAGTCCTGGAGGAGTTCAAACGAGGGAAGTCTTACCTGGCCATCGTGCAGAAGGTGAACAAGGGTGAAGGTGACCCCTTCTACGAGGTGCTGGGCCTCGTCACCCTGG GAGTCATTGAGGAGATCATCAAGTCTGAGATCCTGGATGAGTCTGAGGACTACCCAGATGCCACGGTCAGGAAGAAGCCTGCTCCTCTGAGTGCCCCTTTCCGTCGAAAAGAGGAATTCTTGGAATTCTTGTTCAAGGTGTCTGAcgacgggggatccctgggtggcgcagcggtttggtgcctgcctttggcccaaggcgcgatcctggagacccgggatcgaatcccacgtcgggctccctacatggagcctgcttctccctctgcctgtgtctctgcctctctctctctgtgtgactatcacaaataa